A single Scleropages formosus chromosome 4, fSclFor1.1, whole genome shotgun sequence DNA region contains:
- the soul2 gene encoding heme-binding protein soul2 — protein sequence MKNQLAIAFVSFALLTSSRAGEWSAPEFCHGSPCPEYALVENHGAFEERYYNSSLWLETPVQSTAYSDVALGFGRLYRFASGSDENGARLPLTAPAIVLSSRSDSGETRVSTAIFVPPDTELPKPGDPSVMVVLKSGGTVYVRVFGGLPTESIVLDNMRQLQKDLMDAGKLQDPHRFVGAGYAPSATLLQGHNEVWVFGDAAALADAGSNVAQ from the exons ATGAAGAACCAGCTCGCGATCGCGTTCGTCTCTTTCGCTCTGCTGACCTCCTCCCGGGCAGGGGAGTGGTCGGCACCCGAGTTCTGCCACGGCTCCCCGTGTCCGGAGTACGCGCTCGTCGAGAACCACGGG GCCTTCGAGGAGCGCTACTACAACAGCAGCCTGTGGCTGGAGACGCCCGTCCAGAGCACCGCGTACAGCGACGTGGCCTTGGGCTTCGGCCGACTCTACCGTTTCGCCAGCGGGAGCGACGAGAACG GTGCGAGGCTCCCCCTGACCGCTCCGGCGATCGTGCTCTCCTCGCGGTCCGACAGCGGAGAGACCCGCGTGTCCACAGCCATTTTTGTGCCTCCCGACACCGAGCTGCCAAAGCCCGGCGACCCGTCCGTCATGGTGGTGCTCAAGTCTGGCGGCACCGTGTACGTGAG GGTGTTCGGCGGCTTGCCGACCGAGTCCATAGTGCTGGACAACATGAGGCAGCTGCAGAAGGACCTCATGGACGCGGGCAAACTGCAGGACCCCCACCGCTTCGTGGGTGCCGGGTATGCCCCCTCGGCCACTCTGCTCCAGGGGCACAACGAGGTGTGGGTGTTTGGCGACGCCGCGGCGCTGGCCGACGCAGGGAGCAACGTGGCCCAGTGA
- the ccdc85a gene encoding coiled-coil domain-containing protein 85A isoform X2, giving the protein MEKLPLPVATWRTEEGPKEDISQLSDQELLGWSKEELVRRLRSAETRRMSAMLDHSNLMRNVNRRLQQHLGEIRELKEVNRRLQQDNEELRDLCCFLDDERQKGRCVSRQWQRLGRYGCALLRTELPVCLRRLQELETRQEELLKELCVLLDEERGPAGPQGAPPPRDLGDGSSASSTGSTDGPDRPDRPQHERQPAGGAADRLPEQHPGAEPSRPVGPHRCSDSTGGPEPEGTSACSASRGHRKPAGDELSPQHCSIYSALISASCCTTACRSVKLWDSFDAS; this is encoded by the exons ATGGAGAAGCTCCCGCTGCCCGTGGCCACGTGGAGGACGGAGGAGGGTCCGAAAGAGGACATCAGCCAGCTCTCGGACCAGGAGCTTCTGGGCTGGTCCAAGGAGGAGCTCGTGCGCAGGCTGCGGAGCGCCGAGACTCGCAGGATGAGCGCGATgctggaccacagcaacctGATGCGGAATGTGAACCGCAGGCTCCAGCAACACCTCGGCGAGATCCGCGAGCTCAAG gaaGTGAACCGCAGgctccagcaggacaatgaggAGCTGCGCGACCtctgctgcttcctggatgacgaGCGGCAGAAGGGCAGGTGTGTGTCGCGCCAGTGGCAGCGTCTGGGTCGCTACGGCTGCGCCCTTCTGCGCACCGAGCTGCCCGTGTGTCTGCGGCGGTTGCAGGAGCTCGAGACGCGTCAGGAGGAGCTGCTCAAGGAGCTCTGCGTGCTGCTGGATGAGGAGAGGGGCCCCGCGGGGCCGCAGGGGGCCCCTCCGCCGCGGGACTTGGGTGACGGCAGCAGCGCGTCTAGCACCGGCAGCACGGACGGCCCCGACCGCCCCGACCGTCCGCAGCACGAGCGGCAGCCTGCGGGGGGCGCTGCGGACCGCCTCCCCGAGCAGCACCCGGGGGCGGAGCCCTCCCGCCCCGTGGGCCCCCACCGGTGCAGCGACAGCACGGGGGGTCCTGAGCCCGAGGGCACGAGCGCGTGCAGCGCCAGCCGGGGTCACAGGAAGCCCGCGGGGGACGAGCTCTCGCCGCAGCACTGCAGCATCTACAGCG CCCTCATATCAGccagctgctgcaccactgcctgCAGGAGCGTGAAGCTCTGGGACAG CTTCGATGCATCCTGA
- the ccdc85a gene encoding coiled-coil domain-containing protein 85A isoform X1 produces MEKLPLPVATWRTEEGPKEDISQLSDQELLGWSKEELVRRLRSAETRRMSAMLDHSNLMRNVNRRLQQHLGEIRELKEVNRRLQQDNEELRDLCCFLDDERQKGRCVSRQWQRLGRYGCALLRTELPVCLRRLQELETRQEELLKELCVLLDEERGPAGPQGAPPPRDLGDGSSASSTGSTDGPDRPDRPQHERQPAGGAADRLPEQHPGAEPSRPVGPHRCSDSTGGPEPEGTSACSASRGHRKPAGDELSPQHCSIYSGTNALISASCCTTACRSVKLWDSFDAS; encoded by the exons ATGGAGAAGCTCCCGCTGCCCGTGGCCACGTGGAGGACGGAGGAGGGTCCGAAAGAGGACATCAGCCAGCTCTCGGACCAGGAGCTTCTGGGCTGGTCCAAGGAGGAGCTCGTGCGCAGGCTGCGGAGCGCCGAGACTCGCAGGATGAGCGCGATgctggaccacagcaacctGATGCGGAATGTGAACCGCAGGCTCCAGCAACACCTCGGCGAGATCCGCGAGCTCAAG gaaGTGAACCGCAGgctccagcaggacaatgaggAGCTGCGCGACCtctgctgcttcctggatgacgaGCGGCAGAAGGGCAGGTGTGTGTCGCGCCAGTGGCAGCGTCTGGGTCGCTACGGCTGCGCCCTTCTGCGCACCGAGCTGCCCGTGTGTCTGCGGCGGTTGCAGGAGCTCGAGACGCGTCAGGAGGAGCTGCTCAAGGAGCTCTGCGTGCTGCTGGATGAGGAGAGGGGCCCCGCGGGGCCGCAGGGGGCCCCTCCGCCGCGGGACTTGGGTGACGGCAGCAGCGCGTCTAGCACCGGCAGCACGGACGGCCCCGACCGCCCCGACCGTCCGCAGCACGAGCGGCAGCCTGCGGGGGGCGCTGCGGACCGCCTCCCCGAGCAGCACCCGGGGGCGGAGCCCTCCCGCCCCGTGGGCCCCCACCGGTGCAGCGACAGCACGGGGGGTCCTGAGCCCGAGGGCACGAGCGCGTGCAGCGCCAGCCGGGGTCACAGGAAGCCCGCGGGGGACGAGCTCTCGCCGCAGCACTGCAGCATCTACAGCGGTACGAATG CCCTCATATCAGccagctgctgcaccactgcctgCAGGAGCGTGAAGCTCTGGGACAG CTTCGATGCATCCTGA